Proteins co-encoded in one Kribbella qitaiheensis genomic window:
- a CDS encoding AraC family transcriptional regulator — protein sequence MKTEPVDVAVLGDEEIVRTHLDRLRLDLVVASRITHVHREWYRPLQPDPFSRLYLILEGEGRLVVGEQELYPKPGELCYLPADVPVSYSTISDNTFRKHWLHFSALIGDRDIGEMLTLPFIVPSRAPAEAAALFEQVGAADRDPPGLATPLRIRSALTALFAHYLDSAPPGSIRLSPQQTGESGIVRYIEENLASPLTVEDLAAQFGFDLSAFIRHFRTEFGLSPKQFIKRARIERAQRELVTTSRPMEEIAAAVGMDQSYFSKVFRQVSSVTPSEYRKMYRPRS from the coding sequence ATGAAGACCGAGCCCGTCGACGTCGCTGTTCTCGGTGATGAGGAGATCGTCCGCACTCACCTTGATCGGCTCAGGCTGGACCTGGTCGTCGCCAGCCGGATCACTCATGTCCACCGCGAGTGGTACCGCCCACTGCAGCCCGATCCGTTTTCGCGGCTGTACCTGATCCTCGAAGGCGAAGGACGCCTGGTGGTGGGCGAGCAGGAGCTCTACCCGAAGCCGGGCGAGCTCTGCTACCTACCGGCTGACGTCCCGGTGTCGTACTCGACCATCAGCGACAACACATTCCGGAAGCACTGGCTGCACTTCTCCGCCCTGATCGGTGACCGGGACATCGGCGAGATGCTGACGCTGCCGTTCATCGTCCCGAGCCGGGCGCCCGCGGAAGCGGCCGCGTTGTTCGAGCAGGTCGGTGCCGCGGACCGCGACCCGCCGGGGCTGGCGACGCCGCTGCGGATCCGCTCCGCCCTGACCGCGTTGTTCGCGCACTACCTGGACAGCGCGCCGCCCGGTTCGATCCGGTTGTCGCCACAGCAGACCGGCGAGTCCGGCATCGTCCGGTACATCGAGGAAAACCTCGCCTCGCCGCTGACCGTGGAGGACCTGGCCGCCCAGTTCGGTTTCGACCTGAGTGCCTTCATCCGGCATTTCCGGACCGAGTTCGGGCTGTCGCCGAAGCAGTTCATCAAACGGGCCCGGATCGAGCGGGCGCAGCGTGAACTGGTGACCACCTCGCGGCCGATGGAGGAGATCGCGGCGGCCGTCGGCATGGACCAGTCCTATTTCTCGAAGGTGTTCCGCCAAGTCAGCTCGGTGACCCCGAGTGAGTACCGCAAGATGTACCGCCCCCGTAGCTAG
- a CDS encoding ABC transporter substrate-binding protein, protein MPDVFNYNTGSLFQAIAPQKNLVPLGDQPYIGDLDENFKKTVTADGQVYGVPVGGFMGGAVLYNIPIYTRLGLTPPKTWAEFMANSAKIKAAGIAPVIQTYGETWTSQLFVLGDFHNVVMAEPEFADKYTKNQAKYATSPAALKGFEHTEAVHDAGYENKDFASAKLPDGLRMLAQGKGAQYPILSGVVTNMVATYPDAAKNVGLFALPGDDASKNGLTVWTPGANYIPKSTTGGKLDAAKKFLAFVASPDGCKSQTTAGTPTGPYAVKGCELPADVPQSLKDMQPYLDKPGSSSLALEFVSPVKGPSLEQITVEVGSGIRKAKDGAARYDDDVKKQAQQLGLAGW, encoded by the coding sequence ATGCCGGACGTGTTCAACTACAACACCGGGTCGCTGTTCCAGGCGATCGCGCCGCAGAAGAACCTCGTCCCGCTCGGCGACCAGCCCTACATCGGCGACCTGGACGAGAACTTCAAGAAGACCGTGACGGCCGACGGGCAGGTGTACGGCGTACCGGTCGGCGGCTTCATGGGCGGCGCGGTGCTCTACAACATCCCGATCTACACCCGGCTCGGGCTGACACCGCCGAAGACCTGGGCCGAGTTCATGGCCAACAGCGCGAAGATCAAGGCGGCCGGTATCGCGCCGGTGATCCAGACCTACGGCGAGACCTGGACCTCGCAGCTGTTCGTCCTCGGCGACTTCCACAACGTCGTGATGGCCGAGCCGGAGTTCGCGGACAAGTACACGAAGAACCAGGCCAAGTACGCGACGTCGCCGGCCGCGCTGAAGGGCTTCGAACACACCGAGGCCGTCCACGACGCCGGGTACGAGAACAAGGACTTCGCGTCGGCCAAGCTGCCGGACGGGCTGCGAATGCTTGCCCAGGGCAAGGGTGCGCAGTACCCGATCCTGTCCGGCGTGGTCACCAACATGGTGGCCACCTACCCCGACGCCGCGAAGAACGTCGGTCTGTTCGCGTTGCCTGGTGACGACGCGAGCAAGAACGGCCTGACCGTGTGGACCCCGGGCGCCAACTACATCCCGAAGTCCACCACCGGCGGCAAGCTGGACGCGGCCAAGAAGTTCCTGGCCTTCGTCGCCAGTCCGGACGGGTGCAAGTCGCAGACCACCGCCGGAACCCCGACCGGCCCGTACGCCGTCAAGGGCTGCGAGCTCCCGGCCGACGTACCGCAGTCGCTCAAGGACATGCAGCCCTACCTCGACAAGCCCGGCTCGTCCAGCCTGGCGCTGGAGTTCGTGTCACCGGTCAAGGGCCCGTCGCTGGAGCAGATCACCGTCGAGGTGGGCTCCGGCATCCGCAAGGCCAAGGACGGCGCCGCGCGGTACGACGACGACGTGAAGAAGCAGGCGCAGCAGCTCGGTCTGGCTGGTTGGTGA
- a CDS encoding polysaccharide lyase 6 family protein — MDRRSFLAVGTLGVGAVALQLSGARSAGAGVSAIVTSLSQLQSAINSAGPGTVITLANGSYAVPSSSPITINGRNGTSAAPITIVAESRGGVTLTGSQSFVLSNSSYITISGFNFRQSTTLEIPTTCPRIRLTRNDFQFATVAEHWVVVRGDDVKVDRNTFHDKSTKGVYLVIDGPGSTTMALRTNIARNYFRDHSYSGSNGGEPIRLGVSSRALSAADATVEYNLFERVNGDPEAISVKSSGNTIRFNTIRSSTGGIVLRHGNENRVEGNYLLSGANGIRIYGNDHLIVNNYVSGAGIVLGSGTVRDHYDGEPSSSRTGNDAPDRVTIVLNTLRNNSQALAGESQRTLPPLGCKIQDNLLVGDSGSLVDMPYLQGITWSGNILWGGAANGNIPSSGFTRADPKLQAGSDGVCRLGSGSAALNAASQNHSGQVTDDLDGQPRVAPYDVGADESSTQPTTRHPLNPADVGPGAA; from the coding sequence ATGGATCGTCGTTCCTTCCTCGCGGTCGGCACCCTCGGTGTCGGCGCGGTCGCCCTGCAACTGTCCGGAGCACGCTCCGCCGGCGCGGGGGTCTCGGCCATCGTCACCTCGTTGTCCCAACTCCAGTCGGCGATCAACAGCGCCGGCCCCGGCACGGTGATCACCCTGGCGAACGGCTCGTACGCCGTACCGTCGAGCTCGCCGATCACGATCAACGGCCGCAACGGCACCAGCGCGGCGCCGATCACGATCGTCGCCGAGTCCCGCGGTGGCGTCACTCTCACCGGCTCGCAGAGTTTCGTGCTCTCGAACTCGTCGTACATCACGATCAGCGGGTTCAACTTCCGGCAGAGCACGACGCTCGAGATCCCCACCACCTGCCCGCGGATCCGGCTGACCCGCAACGACTTCCAGTTCGCGACCGTCGCCGAGCACTGGGTGGTGGTTCGCGGCGACGACGTGAAGGTCGATCGCAACACCTTCCACGACAAGTCCACCAAGGGCGTCTACCTGGTGATCGACGGACCGGGCAGTACGACGATGGCCCTGCGCACGAACATCGCCCGGAACTACTTCCGCGATCACTCCTACAGCGGATCGAACGGTGGTGAGCCGATCCGCCTCGGCGTCAGCAGCCGGGCCCTGTCCGCGGCCGACGCGACCGTCGAGTACAACCTCTTCGAGCGGGTGAACGGCGACCCGGAAGCGATCTCGGTGAAGTCGTCGGGCAACACGATCCGGTTCAACACCATCCGGTCGTCGACCGGCGGGATCGTGCTGCGGCACGGCAACGAGAACCGGGTCGAAGGCAACTACCTGCTCTCGGGCGCGAACGGGATCAGGATCTACGGCAACGACCACCTGATCGTGAACAACTACGTGAGCGGCGCCGGGATCGTGCTCGGGAGCGGAACGGTCCGGGACCACTACGACGGGGAGCCGTCGAGCTCGCGGACCGGCAACGATGCGCCGGACCGGGTCACCATCGTGCTGAACACCCTGCGCAACAACAGCCAGGCGCTGGCCGGTGAGAGTCAGCGGACGCTGCCGCCGCTGGGCTGCAAGATCCAGGACAACCTGCTGGTCGGCGACAGCGGTTCGCTGGTCGACATGCCGTACCTGCAGGGGATCACGTGGTCCGGGAACATCCTGTGGGGTGGCGCGGCCAACGGGAACATCCCGTCGTCCGGCTTCACCCGGGCCGACCCGAAACTGCAGGCCGGCTCGGACGGCGTCTGCCGGCTCGGTTCCGGCAGCGCCGCCCTCAACGCGGCAAGCCAGAACCACTCCGGCCAGGTCACCGACGACCTGGATGGCCAGCCGCGGGTAGCCCCGTACGACGTAGGCGCCGACGAGTCGTCGACCCAGCCGACCACCAGGCACCCACTGAACCCCGCCGACGTCGGCCCCGGCGCCGCGTAG
- a CDS encoding carbohydrate ABC transporter permease, which translates to MSTAELVNHRPGRKYLLSAAAIVASVIVFIIPFAFIVLTAVKDRQQAASLDFSWPHQLRIVQNFVEVVQARDYMLVIAFINSTILTVASVAGMVVLAAMAGFVLQRRKSRWNGFINFLVLSGLIIPPAVVPTIWVLQKFGLFKTMPGLILIEIAFGLSFCVLLFRAFVATIPRELDEAAIIDGAGPLRLFFGVIFPLLRSVIVTVIVVQSVTVFNDFTNPLYFLPGDQNATVQLTLYNFQSQFSTQYNLLFMNILLITIPPLVMFLFFNRQIVAGMTSGAIKG; encoded by the coding sequence GTGAGCACCGCCGAGCTCGTCAATCACAGGCCGGGGCGGAAGTACCTGCTGAGCGCCGCCGCGATCGTCGCGTCGGTGATCGTCTTCATCATCCCGTTCGCGTTCATCGTGCTGACGGCGGTGAAGGACCGCCAGCAGGCGGCCTCGCTCGACTTCTCCTGGCCGCATCAGTTGCGGATCGTCCAGAACTTCGTCGAGGTGGTCCAGGCCCGGGACTACATGCTGGTGATCGCGTTCATCAACAGCACGATCCTGACGGTGGCCAGCGTCGCCGGCATGGTCGTGCTGGCGGCGATGGCCGGGTTCGTTCTCCAGCGCCGCAAGAGCCGCTGGAACGGCTTCATCAACTTCCTGGTGCTGTCCGGCCTGATCATCCCGCCAGCCGTGGTACCGACGATCTGGGTGCTGCAGAAGTTCGGGTTGTTCAAGACCATGCCCGGGCTGATCCTGATCGAGATCGCGTTCGGCTTGTCGTTCTGTGTACTGCTCTTCCGGGCGTTCGTCGCGACGATCCCCCGCGAGCTCGACGAGGCCGCGATCATCGACGGGGCCGGGCCGTTGCGGCTGTTCTTCGGGGTGATCTTCCCGCTGCTGCGATCCGTCATCGTCACGGTGATCGTGGTCCAGTCCGTGACGGTCTTCAACGACTTCACCAACCCGCTGTACTTCCTGCCCGGCGACCAGAACGCCACCGTGCAGCTGACCCTCTACAACTTCCAGAGTCAGTTCAGTACGCAGTACAACCTGTTGTTCATGAACATCCTGCTGATCACCATCCCGCCGCTGGTGATGTTCCTGTTCTTCAACCGCCAGATCGTCGCCGGTATGACGTCGGGTGCGATCAAGGGCTAG
- a CDS encoding aminotransferase class V-fold PLP-dependent enzyme, which yields MTDISPPRPDLWTLDPSVLHLNHGSYGAVPRRTQEVLAALRAETDANPMAWFRSVADRLTASRLELAAYLETDPAGFALVPNASAGVTAALATVPIAPGSRIVLTNHAYGAVKFAAERFARQHQAEVVVVDVPLESDDDTVVSRISAALNGSTAVLVVDQISSATAMVFPIRRLVEACAPDGIPVIVDGAHAPALLDAPAGDGADFWTGNFHKWPSSPRATAGLVVAEKWRSETMPLIVSWSEYDERLPERFDMQGTFDYAPWIAAPESLRVLKELDWPRRRMQLSSMLDEGARVIAKALGTSVPDVVNPAPTMRLVELPFPGERTPDAGEAFKIRVSRELKAEITLTGFDTRIFIRLSAHAYNSLDDYKFLAERLPSVL from the coding sequence GTGACGGATATCAGCCCGCCCCGCCCGGATCTGTGGACCCTCGATCCGAGCGTCCTGCATCTCAACCACGGCTCGTACGGCGCGGTGCCGCGGCGTACCCAGGAAGTCCTGGCCGCCCTGCGCGCCGAGACCGACGCGAACCCGATGGCGTGGTTCCGCTCGGTCGCGGACCGGTTGACCGCCAGCCGGCTCGAGCTGGCCGCCTATCTGGAGACCGACCCGGCCGGGTTCGCGCTCGTCCCGAACGCGAGTGCGGGCGTCACGGCCGCACTCGCCACCGTCCCGATCGCGCCCGGCAGCCGGATCGTACTGACCAATCACGCGTACGGCGCGGTCAAGTTCGCGGCGGAGCGGTTCGCCCGGCAGCACCAGGCAGAGGTCGTCGTGGTCGACGTACCACTGGAATCCGACGACGACACGGTCGTCTCCCGCATCTCGGCGGCACTGAACGGCAGCACCGCCGTCCTCGTGGTCGACCAGATCAGCTCGGCGACGGCGATGGTCTTCCCGATCCGGCGCCTGGTCGAGGCCTGTGCGCCGGACGGCATCCCGGTCATCGTCGACGGTGCCCACGCGCCGGCGCTGCTCGACGCCCCGGCCGGCGACGGCGCTGATTTCTGGACCGGCAACTTCCACAAGTGGCCCTCGTCGCCACGCGCGACAGCCGGACTGGTGGTTGCCGAGAAGTGGCGCTCGGAGACGATGCCGCTGATCGTCTCGTGGTCCGAGTACGACGAGCGGCTGCCCGAGCGTTTCGACATGCAGGGCACCTTCGACTACGCGCCCTGGATCGCGGCACCCGAGTCGCTACGGGTGCTGAAAGAGCTCGACTGGCCGCGGCGGCGGATGCAGCTGTCGTCAATGCTCGACGAAGGCGCCCGGGTCATCGCGAAGGCGCTCGGCACCTCGGTGCCCGATGTCGTGAACCCGGCGCCGACGATGCGCCTGGTCGAGCTGCCGTTCCCCGGTGAGCGCACGCCTGACGCAGGCGAGGCGTTCAAGATCCGGGTGTCGCGCGAGCTCAAGGCCGAGATCACCTTGACCGGCTTCGACACCCGGATCTTCATCCGCCTCTCGGCGCACGCCTACAACAGCCTCGACGACTACAAGTTCCTCGCCGAACGCCTCCCTTCGGTGCTCTAG
- a CDS encoding glycerophosphodiester phosphodiesterase, giving the protein MYPYLDHDGPIAMAHRGGALHPDNLGYENSMHAFEQAVGLGYRYLETDLHATSDGVVVAFHDHRLDRVTDRTGVISQLPWSEVKQARINGHEPIPLLAEVLERFPATRLNLDIKADNGVLPAAAVLRAAGAIDRVCVSSFSQGRVRRIRAELGERLATGFGQNEIARLRFSPVRFDSPGACLQIPEYYGRVKVLTPGLLRRAHALGKQVHVWTVDDPAAMRRLLDHGVDGLITDRTDLLREVLIERGEWS; this is encoded by the coding sequence GTGTATCCCTACCTGGACCACGACGGCCCGATCGCGATGGCCCACCGCGGCGGCGCCCTGCATCCGGACAACCTAGGCTACGAGAACTCGATGCACGCCTTCGAGCAGGCGGTCGGACTCGGTTACCGCTACCTGGAGACCGACCTGCACGCGACCAGCGACGGCGTGGTCGTGGCGTTCCACGACCACCGGCTGGACCGGGTGACGGACCGTACCGGGGTGATCTCGCAGCTGCCGTGGTCGGAGGTGAAGCAGGCTCGGATCAACGGCCACGAGCCGATCCCGCTGCTCGCCGAGGTGCTCGAACGCTTCCCGGCGACCAGGCTGAATCTCGACATCAAGGCCGACAACGGAGTACTGCCCGCAGCCGCCGTACTGCGGGCTGCCGGCGCCATCGACCGGGTCTGCGTCTCGTCCTTCTCCCAGGGCCGGGTGCGGCGGATCCGGGCCGAACTCGGCGAGCGGCTCGCGACCGGCTTCGGCCAGAACGAGATCGCCCGGCTGCGGTTCTCGCCGGTCCGGTTCGACTCCCCCGGCGCCTGCCTGCAGATCCCCGAGTACTACGGCCGCGTCAAGGTCCTGACTCCCGGGCTGCTCCGGCGTGCGCATGCCCTCGGCAAGCAGGTCCACGTCTGGACCGTCGACGACCCCGCCGCCATGCGCCGCCTCCTGGACCACGGCGTGGACGGCCTGATCACCGATCGCACGGACCTCCTCCGCGAAGTACTGATCGAACGCGGTGAGTGGTCCTAG
- a CDS encoding carbohydrate ABC transporter permease: MAITSIRARADAPASARASKPKVYTPYSNWFYLPSAIIYGVLFVVPTFASLYFSLTRWSLFESKFIGLDNFKLFFSEPQLVKGFTNTLIFAVVTSGSKVVLGLLLAVLLTSQIVARGYLRSVVFFPVLVSTIGVGITFTVLMNPDHGLINSGLGVLGINGPGWLTDPKYTLLSVAAVDIWKGVGLATLIYIAGIVSIPREYLEAARVDGAGSWESFRRIVLPLSRPATVTVIILSLIGGLRSFELIWAMTRGGPGFTSDVIASVIYKQYQAGFYGLSTAGNVVLFLAVTAIVLPLSYFLNRKEVDL, encoded by the coding sequence GTGGCCATTACGTCGATCCGCGCTCGCGCTGACGCACCCGCGTCGGCGCGGGCGTCCAAACCGAAGGTCTACACGCCCTACTCGAACTGGTTCTACCTGCCGTCGGCGATCATCTACGGCGTCCTGTTCGTCGTGCCGACGTTCGCCTCGCTCTACTTCAGCCTGACCCGGTGGAGCCTGTTCGAGTCGAAGTTCATCGGGCTGGACAATTTCAAGCTGTTCTTCTCCGAGCCTCAGCTGGTCAAGGGGTTCACCAACACGCTGATCTTCGCCGTCGTGACGTCCGGCTCCAAGGTGGTCCTCGGATTATTGCTGGCGGTGCTGCTGACCTCGCAGATCGTTGCCCGCGGCTACCTCCGGTCGGTCGTCTTCTTCCCGGTCCTGGTCTCCACGATCGGTGTCGGTATCACCTTCACCGTGCTGATGAATCCCGACCACGGCCTGATCAACAGTGGGCTCGGGGTGCTCGGGATCAACGGACCCGGGTGGCTGACCGATCCGAAGTACACGTTGCTGTCGGTCGCGGCGGTGGACATCTGGAAGGGCGTCGGGCTGGCGACCCTGATCTACATCGCCGGAATCGTGTCGATCCCGCGGGAGTATCTGGAGGCCGCCCGGGTGGACGGCGCCGGCTCGTGGGAGAGCTTCCGCAGGATCGTCCTGCCGCTGTCCCGGCCGGCCACGGTCACGGTGATCATCCTGTCGCTGATCGGTGGGCTGCGGTCGTTCGAGCTGATCTGGGCGATGACGCGGGGCGGTCCCGGGTTCACCTCGGATGTGATCGCCTCCGTCATCTACAAGCAGTACCAGGCCGGGTTCTACGGGCTGTCGACGGCCGGCAACGTGGTGCTGTTCCTCGCGGTCACCGCGATCGTGCTGCCGCTGTCGTACTTCCTCAACCGCAAGGAGGTGGACCTGTGA
- a CDS encoding family 78 glycoside hydrolase catalytic domain produces MYGDRLAVLAQLEVTTADGTVHVLATDGTWTARESQIVADDLYDGQRVDLTRTPTTSTPVDVLDADLTLLVAPDGPPVRVTDVLPALKIWTSPAGKTLVDFGQNVVGRVRLKVRGANQGDEVVLRHAEVLENDELGVRPLRSAKATDSYVLAGPDEATLEAELTFHGFRYAEVTGISDLQPADITAVVINSDLRRTGWFESSDETLDRFHENVVWGMRGNFVDVPTDCPQRDERLGWTGDIQVFSPTASFLFDSAGFLGNWLTDLAAEQHKDGSVPYVIPDVLRDASPSTAAWGDAAVVVPWVLYQRTGDLDLLARQLPSMRAWVDRMTDLAGTDLLWTGGFQFGDWLDPTAPPDNPFRAKADPDVLATAHLARSAQIVADAAELTGDADRAQECSDLAGRVRAAFAAEYATEGGRVLSDAPTTYAMALQWALLPTAEQRRRAGLRMADLVRTAGFRISTGFVGTPLMADALTDAGEPDLAYRLLLQTGCPSWLYAVTMGATTIWERFDSMLPDGSINPGEMTSFNHYALGAVADWMHRRVAGLAPGSPGYRSIVVHPLPASQLTRAAARHLTPYGEASVAWERSDGSFRLSVTVPVGATATVHLPSGGKPIGVRHGDHEWTVDDPYAEAATLPADATIRQLLDHESSWNAVAEAAVEAGVVVDDAQLAGRLERYLDAPATTLVRFAGGWHSSGGDALQARLDSLLATQ; encoded by the coding sequence GTGTACGGCGACCGGCTGGCTGTCCTCGCCCAGCTCGAGGTGACCACCGCTGACGGCACCGTCCACGTCCTCGCCACCGATGGCACCTGGACCGCCCGCGAGAGCCAGATCGTCGCCGACGACCTGTACGACGGTCAGCGCGTCGACCTGACCCGTACTCCGACAACGTCGACCCCTGTCGACGTACTGGACGCCGATCTCACGCTGCTCGTGGCTCCCGACGGACCACCCGTCCGCGTCACGGACGTCCTACCCGCACTGAAGATCTGGACCTCCCCCGCAGGCAAGACCCTCGTCGACTTCGGCCAGAACGTCGTCGGCCGAGTCCGGCTGAAGGTCCGCGGCGCGAACCAGGGCGACGAGGTTGTCCTACGCCACGCCGAGGTGCTCGAGAACGACGAGCTCGGCGTCCGGCCCCTCCGCTCCGCCAAGGCGACCGACAGCTACGTCCTGGCCGGCCCCGACGAGGCCACTCTCGAAGCGGAGCTGACCTTCCACGGCTTCCGGTACGCCGAGGTCACCGGCATCTCGGACCTCCAGCCAGCAGACATCACTGCCGTCGTCATCAACTCCGACCTCCGGCGCACCGGCTGGTTCGAGTCGTCCGACGAGACCCTCGACCGTTTCCACGAGAACGTCGTCTGGGGGATGCGCGGCAACTTCGTCGACGTCCCGACCGACTGTCCGCAGCGCGACGAGCGGCTGGGCTGGACCGGTGACATCCAGGTCTTCTCCCCCACCGCGAGCTTCCTCTTCGACAGTGCCGGCTTCCTCGGCAACTGGCTGACGGACCTCGCCGCCGAGCAGCACAAGGACGGCTCGGTGCCGTACGTCATTCCCGACGTACTGCGGGACGCCTCGCCGTCGACGGCGGCATGGGGCGACGCGGCTGTGGTCGTGCCTTGGGTGCTGTACCAGCGCACCGGCGACCTCGACCTGCTCGCTCGCCAACTGCCGAGCATGCGCGCGTGGGTGGATCGGATGACCGACCTGGCCGGCACCGACCTGCTGTGGACCGGCGGATTCCAGTTCGGCGATTGGCTCGACCCGACCGCGCCGCCGGACAACCCCTTCCGTGCCAAGGCCGATCCGGACGTGCTCGCCACGGCCCACCTGGCGAGGTCCGCGCAGATCGTCGCCGACGCGGCCGAGCTGACCGGCGATGCCGACCGCGCTCAGGAGTGCAGCGACCTCGCGGGACGGGTCCGCGCCGCGTTCGCAGCGGAGTACGCGACTGAAGGCGGCCGCGTGCTCAGCGATGCGCCCACGACGTACGCGATGGCCTTGCAGTGGGCACTGTTGCCGACAGCGGAGCAGCGCCGTCGGGCAGGGCTTCGGATGGCGGACCTGGTGAGGACCGCAGGCTTCCGGATCAGCACAGGCTTCGTCGGTACTCCGCTGATGGCTGACGCGCTCACCGATGCCGGTGAGCCGGACCTGGCATACCGACTGCTCCTGCAGACCGGTTGCCCCTCCTGGCTCTACGCGGTGACCATGGGCGCGACGACCATCTGGGAACGCTTCGACAGCATGTTGCCCGACGGCAGCATCAACCCGGGCGAGATGACGTCGTTCAACCACTACGCGCTCGGCGCTGTCGCGGACTGGATGCATCGCCGCGTCGCCGGCCTCGCACCCGGCTCGCCCGGCTACCGCAGCATCGTGGTTCACCCACTGCCGGCTTCGCAGCTCACTCGTGCGGCCGCGCGCCACCTCACGCCGTACGGCGAGGCGAGCGTGGCGTGGGAACGCTCGGACGGCTCGTTCCGGTTGTCGGTGACTGTGCCGGTCGGCGCGACTGCCACGGTCCACCTGCCGTCCGGCGGCAAGCCGATCGGGGTACGGCACGGTGACCACGAGTGGACCGTCGACGATCCGTACGCCGAGGCGGCAACCCTTCCCGCCGATGCCACCATCCGGCAACTGCTGGACCACGAGAGCAGCTGGAATGCCGTCGCCGAGGCGGCGGTGGAAGCCGGGGTGGTCGTCGACGACGCCCAGCTCGCCGGCCGGCTGGAGCGCTACCTCGACGCACCCGCGACCACCCTCGTCCGGTTCGCCGGTGGGTGGCACTCCTCCGGTGGGGACGCACTACAGGCCCGCCTCGACTCCTTGCTTGCCACGCAGTAA
- a CDS encoding MFS transporter, with amino-acid sequence MGILSAPATVDKREYWGFSLYDWANSGYVTTVGTVLFAPYLTSIAEQAACGRVGTTDDPCQTNLHVLGLGISPGSLAFYVVTVATLMSALFLPVVGAIADRSPRKRLLMCGFAWAGAFAACCMVFVSGDRWELGALLLFLGNLCLGSSLVVYDSILIDIAGPDDRDDVSSRAWAFGYLGGFILLAINLGVVTAHDALGLSKGTAVRLSLLSAGLWWGLFTFIPYLRLKDRPPVSVVQVGSGSLVKQSFGQLFATLRHVRTYPMTLLFLVAYLFFNDGIQTVISVSSTYGEKQLGFETQILIMTILLVQFIAFFGALAFGRFARRYGSQRTIMGGLVVWMGIVIAGFLLPAHQIAPFLAMGAAIGIVLGGTQALSRSAFSQLIPKGREAEYFSLYQAGERGTSWLGTLVFGLVHQLTGSYRPAIVALGIFFVVGLVLLARVDMRRGITEAGNTQPSLV; translated from the coding sequence ATGGGAATCCTCTCCGCCCCCGCTACGGTCGACAAGCGCGAATACTGGGGGTTCAGCCTCTACGACTGGGCCAACTCCGGCTACGTCACCACCGTGGGCACCGTGCTGTTCGCGCCGTACCTGACGTCGATCGCGGAACAGGCCGCCTGCGGACGAGTCGGTACTACGGACGACCCCTGCCAGACCAACCTGCACGTCCTCGGACTCGGCATCTCGCCCGGCTCACTGGCCTTCTACGTCGTGACCGTGGCGACCCTGATGTCCGCGCTCTTCCTGCCGGTCGTCGGCGCGATCGCGGACCGGTCGCCTCGCAAGAGGTTGCTGATGTGTGGCTTCGCCTGGGCCGGTGCGTTCGCCGCCTGCTGCATGGTGTTCGTGAGCGGCGACCGCTGGGAGCTCGGGGCGCTGCTGTTGTTCCTCGGCAATCTGTGTCTCGGGTCGTCGCTGGTCGTGTACGACTCGATCCTGATCGACATCGCCGGACCCGACGACCGTGACGACGTCTCGTCCCGCGCCTGGGCGTTCGGCTACCTCGGCGGATTCATCCTGCTGGCGATCAACCTCGGCGTCGTCACGGCGCACGACGCACTCGGGCTGAGCAAGGGCACCGCGGTCCGGCTCAGTCTGCTCAGCGCTGGACTGTGGTGGGGGCTGTTCACCTTCATCCCCTACCTGCGGCTGAAGGACCGGCCGCCGGTCAGCGTCGTCCAGGTTGGCAGTGGCAGCCTGGTCAAGCAGAGCTTCGGCCAGTTGTTCGCCACTCTGCGGCACGTCCGGACGTATCCGATGACGCTGCTTTTCCTGGTCGCCTATCTGTTCTTCAACGACGGCATCCAGACCGTCATCTCGGTCTCCTCGACGTACGGCGAGAAGCAACTCGGGTTCGAGACCCAGATCCTGATCATGACGATCCTGCTGGTCCAGTTCATCGCGTTCTTCGGCGCGCTCGCGTTCGGCCGGTTCGCCCGCCGGTACGGCAGCCAGCGCACGATCATGGGCGGCCTGGTGGTCTGGATGGGGATCGTGATCGCCGGCTTCCTGCTGCCCGCGCACCAGATCGCGCCGTTCCTGGCGATGGGCGCCGCGATCGGGATCGTCCTCGGCGGCACCCAGGCGCTGTCGCGGTCCGCGTTCAGCCAGCTGATCCCGAAGGGCCGCGAGGCGGAGTACTTCAGCCTGTACCAGGCCGGCGAACGGGGTACCTCCTGGCTCGGCACCCTCGTCTTCGGCCTGGTCCATCAGCTCACCGGTTCCTACCGCCCGGCAATCGTTGCTCTCGGCATCTTCTTCGTGGTCGGCCTGGTCCTGCTCGCCCGCGTCGACATGCGCCGCGGCATCACCGAAGCCGGCAACACCCAGCCCAGCCTCGTCTGA